GAAGTCCAGGCTGTTGCTAGCCAACGCCTTACACCACCGGACGGACTCGCTTTCTTCGGCTCTGGTCCTTATCGCCTTGATCGCAATCATGATCGGTGGGCCGCAGCTGGCCTTTCTCGACAAGCTGGTCGGCCTGATCCTCGGCGGGTGGCTCGGTCTGGAGGCCGGGAAGATCATCTTAAACACCTGCAAGGACCTGCTCGATACGGCGCCGGACCAGGCCGTCATCAACGACATCCGTGAGCACATCCTGCCGGTGCCGGGGGCGGTGGCCTACCACTTGTTCCGCGTGCGACGGGTAGGGGACATGCTCGACGTGGATTTGCACCTGCAGGTGGACGGCTCGCTAACGGTTGAGGAGGGGCACGAGATCGCCCATCAGGTTCGCATGAACATCCTCAACCGCCACAAGGAAGTACTTGATGTCCTGATACATGTGGAGCCCGCCAGCCAGCACCACGTGCGCGAGCTGGGCGTCTCCAGTCTCGGTGGTGCGTGACCGCACGGGCACTCCGGCTGGAGCAGTGTTTATGGGGCATGTCCCCCACAGGTGCAGGGCTTTGTCCTGAGGAGGCACTCCGCGCTTGAAAAAAGGCTCGTTGGGTGCCATTATTGGGGAACATTTCCGCCCGTTAAGTTTCCTACTGTTAAACCGATTCTATTCTTATGGAGACCCCCCCAGCTGACCAAGTGTTAGTCGCCCGCGTGAAGGATGGCGACAACGGTGCGTTCGGAGAGATTGTAACCCTCTACTGGGACCGAATTTTTGCTCGCGCTTTCCAACTGCTCAAGAACCGCGAAGACGCCGAGGAGGTGACGCAGGATACCTTTATCCGTGCGCAAAAAGGCCTCGAAAACTTCCGCGGTGATTCCGCCTTTTCCACGTGGCTGTATCAGATCGCCACGAACCTCGCCCACAACCGCTACTGGTACTGGTGGCGGCGTAAGCGCAGCTCATCTTTCTCTCTCGATCAGAACCTGACTCAGGACAGTGATGCCACGCTGGCCGATGTCTTGCCCGCTGAGGGCGAGGATCCCGGTGAAGCCACCCTGACCCAGGAGTTCGTGGATCGCGTGTCATCCTGCATGCAGCAGCTCAATGACAAGCACCGGGAGATTCTCGTCCTGCGTAACGTTCACAACCTCTCCTACGAAGAAATCGCCGAAGAACTGCGCATCAGCGTAGGAACGGTAAAGAGTCGCATCGCCCGCGCCCGCGAAAGCCTCCGCGAGCAGATGGGGAGTGATTTTAAATGACCGACAGCCGCTTTGAGCAGCTGGTAAATCTCTACCTCGATAAGGAGATTACTCCCGAGGGGGTTGCCGACTTGAAGAAGGAGCTGGCTTCCAGTGCCGCGCGTCGTCGTGCCTTTAAGCAGTGCCGTAGCCTGCGTGCTGCCGAGAACCGGATCATCTGTGGTAGCTATGTGCGCGACCCGGATGATGATATCATGCCGGAGCCTTCGCGCCGTCAGAAGCTTTTCGCCTACGTCACCCAGATCGGGGGGATGGCTGCTGCCGTCGCCTTGTCAGTGGGAGCGTTTGTGTATGTGGCCCGTAGTGACTCCCGGGATCTGGACCCGATCACGGCTGATGCCTCGCAACTGCGGGGGCAGGTGGATACCCGCCAGGTTATCGTCCTCGTGGACGCCGTGCCCAGCCGCGAGCTGATGGCCCGTCTGGTAGATTTGAAAAACACACATGCGGTCGTGGCTACACGTATCGGCGACCGTATCCAGGGCTGGGTGGTGACACCGATCAACTACGCCCCGCCTAAGGACGATCCGCTCCGGCTGCTGACTCTGTCACAGCCCATGTCGATCGAAGATCTGGCCACACGCGTGCGCTGCCTGCGCGAGATGCGTGAGCTGCCCGGTACCACGGCCACGGTGTCGCTGCAGGATGACCGGCCTATGGTCGATTATCCTTTGATGGCCTCCAGTGAGGCCGGTTACTAACAGGGCTGCGCCCTGCGCGTCCGGGTAACCCTGCGATTACTCCGAGAGTAAGGTATGAGCGCGAGCCAGTGCGGCGTCGATGTCCGGGCAGATGTTTTCCGCGCCTATCCGCGCGAGTAGACCCGACTTTTTCAGGGCTTTGTGCGGCTGAGGCTGGAGGGCGCTGATCACGAGCTGGCGATTTTTCTTTCGCAGCTTTTCGTAAAGATTTTCCAGAGCGTTAAGACCGGTTGCGTCCATGGCCGTGACCTTGCGCATGCGCAGGATGACAACCTTTGGCTCGCGTTGTGCGCGCTTAAGTGCGGTCTCCAGCCGGTCGGCCACGCCGAAGAAGAACGGCCCGAGGATACGGAAGACCTGCACCTCGTCGGGGATGTCCTTACCCAGCAGGCTGTGTTGCGGCCCCTCGGTGTCGGTGGAGGCATCCACCGGCGTGATCTGGGAGGTGTCGGCCACGCGCTTGATAAAGAGGATCGCCGCGAGGATCATGCCAACCTCCACGGCCAGCGTGAGGTCAAAAAGCACCGTCAGCGCAAACGTGGTCAGAAACACTGCCGCATCGCTGCGCGGCCATTTGAACAGGCGCTTGAAGTGGTGCCATTCGCCCATGTTGTAGGCGACCTTGACCAACACGGCGGCCAGCACGGCCAGCGGGACGGATTTGGCCAGTGGCGCGGCGGCCAGCAGGATGACCAGCAGCGTCACGGCGTGGATCATCCCGGCGACCGGTGTGCGGCCCCCGCTTTTGACGTTCGTCGCTGTGCGCGCAATCGCGCCGGTGGCGGCGATCCCGCCAAAGAGCGGGCAGAAAATGTTGGCCAGACCCTGTGCCTTGAGCTCCTGATTGGAGTCGTGCCGGTCGTCGATCATCCCGTCGGCGACCACAGCAGACAGCAATGATTCAATGGCGGCGAGGAGGGCGATGGTGGTGGCAGGCTGGATCAGCCGCCCGAGCTCCGAGAAGGAAAACTCTGGCACGTGCAGAGGCGGCAATCCCTCCGGGATGCCCCCGAAGCGCGTCCCGATCGTTTCCACCGGGAGCTTGAAGACAGCCACGACGACTGTACCGAGCACGAGCGCCACCACGGAGCCGGGTACGACGCGCATCCACTTTTTCGGCCAGAAAATAATCAGCAGCAGCGCACTGATGGCGAGCAGGGCCGTTGGCAGGTGGGTGGTGCCGAGCGAACCGCCGAGAGCCGCGCACTTATCGAGGAAGGCCGAGGGGACCTTGTCCAGATCGAGCCCGAGGAAGTCCTTGATCTGCGTGCTGAGGATGAGCACGGCGATGCCCGAGGTGAAGCCCACCGTGACCGGGTAGGGGATGTACTTGATCGCCTGCCCCAGACCGGCGAACCCCATGATCAGCAGGATAAAGCCCGCCATGATCGTGCACACGGCGAGGTTTGAGGCACCGTACTCGGTCAGAATCCCGTAAACGATGACGATGAATGCGCCGGTCGGCCCGCCGATCTGCACACGCGAGCCCCCGAAGGCCGAGATGATGAAGCCCGCGATGACGGCGGTGATGATACCGGCCTCGGGTGCGACACCGGAGGCGATGGCAAAGGCCATGGCCAGCGGCAGGGCCACGATGCCCACAGTGATACCTGCGGTCAGGTCCGCTCCGAATTGTCCGCGGTTATAACCGCGCAGGCACTCGACCAACCGAGGCCTAAATGTCAAAAATCTCATGCTCTCTCCCCGTGAAAGCACTTGATGTTACGCCTGAATGAACTTGTCGGTCAAGCTGACGATTGTTGCGCGTGCAAAATATTAGCGGCTCTTGCGTGGGACAAGAGTCGCAGCGATACGCGCTTGAAAATGGGGCAGTCGTCCGGCGTTTGCCCCTACGCGGTCTGCGCTTCGCTGGCTTGGGTGACCGGCTCGGCTTGGGGCTGAGTGGTGGGCATACGGTAGTGCCAGATGAACCCGCTGACCAGCGCTGTAAAGGGGGCCACCGTAACCAGCCCGAAGCTGCCCACCATGATGTTGAGAAACTCGGCGGCCACGTAGTTGATATTCGCGATACGCGCCAGGGGCATACCCTGCGAGGTGAAGAGCATGAGCATGGTGATGTAGCTGCTGGAGTAGGCCAGCAGGAGCGTGGTCGTCATGGTGCCGGTCACGGCCCGGCCTACCGAGAGCCCGGAGCGGATGTGCTCCCAGCGGCCGATGCCGGGGCTCTTCTCCTTGATCTCGTGCATGGCACTGGCGATGTCCATCGACAGGTCCATCATCGCCCCGGAGCAGCCGATGACCACCGCTGCAATAAAGATAGGGGTTAGCTTCAGCTCGAAAAAGCCCGAGTACAGCAGCGTTTCGCTAAAGGGCCGCACCGCGCCATTGATGCGGAAGGCATCGGTAAAGACCAGCGCGAGTATGCAGGTGACGGCCAGCCCGAGCACCGAGCCCAGAAACGACGCCAGCCCGCGGCGGGTGAGCCCCCCGACAAGGAAGCAGATGCACGCCGTCAGCAGGAGCACCACACCCATGCCAATCATGATCGGGTTTTTGCCATCGAGAAAGAGCGGGATCATGATCTTCCAGATTAGCAGGGCCGAGAAGGCAAAGGACAGCAGTGCCTTGGCACCCGTCGAGCCTGCGACCAGCAGCAGCAGGACGACGAACAGCACACACATCAGCACCTCGCCCTGCACGCGGTAGTGGCCACGGGCTACCCCTGCGATGGGCTTGCCCTGGGGACCGGAGGAGTACTGGAGCAGCAGGTCGTCGCCGGGCTGGAAGTACTCGTCGAGTGCGAGCTGCCCGGTGAGGATGTTGTCGGCGGTGAGCTGTTTGCCTTTGTCAGGGCCGCTGAGCAGCTCGACCTCGAGCCGCTGCGCGCCGGAGCGCAGCATCAGGTTCTGGCGCACGGTGCTGTTGTCCACCGAGAGCACGCGGGCACGCTCGTGCAGGAGTCCACTCTGGGCCTCCGGCTCTTCAAAGCGGTTAATGTCTACGAAGCACAGGGCAACGCATAGTGTGGCGAAAAAGGCGCAAAACAGCGAGTCCCGGCTTAACAGTTTCTGGCGGAGAGATGAGCGCATGATTGGTGAGGTTTACGAAAAAAGGGCGGTCTGAAAATACCCCTTGGGTTACATCTTGGTGGAGAAAAAGAGGCGTGACCGGAAGAGCCGGCCACGCCTCAGAGTTTGGATTCAGTAGCAGGCGGGCAGATTACTCAGCGGAGGCCGGGAGGGTTTCGCTCACACGCATGGCGGCGGCGATGCTCTTGGCGATGTCCGTGTTGTCATAGAAGCCGTTGAAGCGGTACTCGTCGTAACCCATGGCCATGACCGGGATCGGCACAGCGGTGTGGGAGTACGTGGTCCAGCCCAGGCCGGTGTCCTGTCCGAACTGGTGGCAGACTTCCATCGTGAGGGCGTCGTAGCCGCCGTAGTACAGGTAGTCGACGCTGTTGGTGCCGCCAGTGTAGCCGGAGGGGGCGCTGGTTTCGTTCACCGGGGCGCCGCTCATGCTGCGGTCAAAGGCGTCTTCGAGGCGTTCCTTGCGGTAGTCGCTGAGGCTGTCATAGACGATGCCGAAGTTATCGGCGATCAGGGTCTTGATCGTGTCGTCCATGTTGGTGGATCCCGCGTCGTAGGTTTCACCGAAGTTCATGTTGGCTTTGTAGGCGTAGACGGCGCCGGTGAAGGCTTCGTACGACATCTGCTGGTTGAGCAGGTTCGCGAAGGTCGTTTCGTAGCCACGGCCGGAGAAGCCGATGGTCAGGCCGCCGGTTTCGTGGTCACCGGTGACGACGATGAGGGTTTCGTTCGGGTGCTCGTTGTAGAAGGCGATAGCCTTGCCCACGGCGTTGTCGAAGTCGATCGTGTCGCCGATCGTGCCCATGGCGTCATTGGCGTGACAGGCCCAGTCGATCTTGCCGCCTTCGACCATCAGGAAGAAGCCGCTATTGTTATTGTCATAGAGGCAGTCGATGGCGATTTCGGTCATCTCGGCGAGGGAGATGGCGTCCTCGGCGCGGTCGATTTCGTAGGGCATGGCGGAGCTGCTCTGGAGCACCGGCACCGTGCACACGACCATGTCCTGCGGAGTGGTCTTGAGGGCGCGGATGGAGGCGGTGTCGTTGAGCATGGAGTAGCCGGCGACTTCAAACATTTCGTTCAGCGTGTCACCTTCCATGGCCGGGAAGGCCGTGGGGTAGGCGTTGTTGGAAGCGCGCTTCCAGCCGCCACCGCCGAAGAAGTTGAAGCCGGACTGGGCAGCCTGCACAGCGACCAGTTCATACGAATTACGGGAGTCCACGTTGGCGTAGAAGGCGCCGGGAGTGGCGTGGTCGAGCGAGACGCTGGAGACGACACCGACCTTGTAGCCCTTTTCCTGGGCAAGCTCGGCGACACTCTTGAAGTTGGTGCTCAGGCTGGAGTCCTTACCGATGGTGCCGACGAGGGTCTTTGATCCGGTGGCCAGAGCGGTACCGGCAGCGGCGGAGTCCGTGATGAAGCGGTCCGTGGCGTAGGTGGTGTTGATCCCGGCGACGGGCAGCAGGTTCATGTTCAGGCGATTCTGCGGCTGGTCAACGTCGGTAGCGATGTTGGCATCACCGCCATTGAGGGCGACGAGGTAGGCCTCGGCAGCCTGGATCTGGACGGAGGCCATGCCGTCACCGATGAGGAAGATGACATACTTGGCGCCGACGGTCTCGCGGCTGGGGCGAGCCTGCAAGCTCGTAGCGGAAAACGCGAGGGCAGCGGTCAGGCCGGCAAACGCGCAGGATTGGAAGAATTTTTTCATGATATGACTAACAGTGTTGATGGTATTCGTATGGATATAGTTCTAACAGCGAACTAAAGATGATAGCTTAGCGGAGGGTGCGTCGGCGGCGATAGGCGACGAGGGCCAGCGCGGCGAGACCGGCGAGGATGCCGTAGGTCGAGGGCTCGGGGACGGCATCGTAGGAGGCGGAGTCCACCTCGATCCAGGAGATGTAGGAGGCGTTATTAACCGACAGCCCCGGATCAGCGCCGATGTCGATAAAGATACCGTCGGCAGAGTTTTCCACCGTGAAGGTGAAGGACTCGATGATCATGTCCGTCTCCACGTCGTAGAGGCTGCTTCTGCTGATCGCGCTGATGATGCTCGACTCGCTGCTGTCGCTGTAGTACAGCTCCAGACCTAGGTCGTAGTTCTGGCGCCACTCGGAGTCACCGAGGTCGGCGAAGTAGCAGATCTGCACGCTGAAGAGCTGGGTCTCGTAGCCGGAGATGGCCGGCATCCAGATGCTCAGGTCATAGTTGGAGGTGGTTTCGAGCCAGTTGCCGTCCGAGTCACTGTAGCGGGCGGTGTTGCCGTTGAGCGAGACGAGGTCGGGAGCGTCCATCCCGGCCACGCCCCCGTCGACGGTGTTGCCATTATAGTCTACAACTTCGTAGACGTCGGCCTGTGCCGAATCTGACGAGTTGAAGAGGCTGTAGTAGTTGTATTCGACGTGGACGGAGTTGTCTCCGCCGATCCAGTCGAGACCGACCTCTGCCTGCAGGGCGGAAGCAGACAGGAGGAGTCCGATGAGTAGCTGTTTAGTGTACATGATTCACCAATGTGGGTTGAAGGAATGATAGGTGTTTCCTGCCGTCGCAGCCTTGCGCCAGCATGGGTGAAGTATATCCGTAACATGCTACTAATGCATTCGCTTTGCGTTAATGTTGTATGCGTTTTGCGTTAAAATATCATGGCTAACGTGTCTGTGCTGGCACGAAATCCACCCGCCCGTCATCGTTGTGACAGGAAAAACACTCCGACGTGGGGGAAAGCTCCCAAACGCACGGAAGGTGAGCCCGTAGTCAGGGCCGGGGGACGATCATGGCGTTTGTGACGTTGATACGATCGTATCACCCGATGTATTCAATAATGGATACGGGCATGCATAGCCACTCCGCTCGCGAAAGCGCCAAGCTCAATGAGGCCTCTCAGCTATGGCCGAAGCCTCTCCAGGGGGGCAGCGACTCTTACTCCGTACGCTGATGGAAAAGCATGCGGTAGGTATAGCTGCGGCTGGCCTCTTGCCACCAGGGGCTCAGCTCGTGGTTGGGGCGCGACCAGACCAGCTTGTGGAGGCGGAGCGTGGACTCGTAGTCGAGCAGCAGCCGCATCTTTTCGTTATTCGTGAGGGCTTCCGCGCCCTCTTGAAGCAGCTTGTGCTCCAGCGCCTGTAGTGCCTTGCGGGCGCATGGGTCAGGCTGTGACTTCTCGCGCATGAGCAGGCCGTGCAGGGCGTTAATGTACGGGTCCAGTACGACACCGAGCAGCCCGATGTCCTCAAAGCGCTCCATCGAGGCGGGGAGGGGGGCGTCCTCCTCGCAGCGGGTGAGCAGGTCGCGGATCTCGTGCGGCGGGTCTGTCTCCTCGGGGCTGAGCAGCAGGCCGCGCTTGCGGAACCACCGTCCAGCGGTCTCCCGGCTGGTGTAGACCGATAAGGGCACGGCCAGTAGCCAACCCAGCAGGACCGGACTCATCCACCAGAAAAGAATCGGGCTGATGGTCCAGGTCAGGATGCCCCAGAGGATACCCACGACGACGTGGCCACCCTGAGCTGCGATGGCTTCGCGCCAGGGTGTGCCGTCTGCACTGTCCCGCACCTGCGTGGACCATTTTACCTTTTGCCCGAGCAGGATCGTGAGCACGAACCCACTGTGAAAGAGCATCATCGACGGAGCGATCAGCGTGAAGAAAAAGACCTCGATGGCAACGGAGCCCGCCGCCCTGAACCAGCCCCCGAAGCGTTTTGCCTGCCGAGGTTTTGCCGCCAGCCAGATCAGGGTCATGGCCTTGGGGCCAAAGATCATCAGCCCGGTCATGCCGAGCAGGATGAGGCCCTGGTCGGAGAGGGATTCCGGCATCCAGGAGAAGAGACTGGCGCGGGGGACGAGGGTGAGCTCGCTGCCGACCCAGCGGTAGGTGCCGAGCGTTGCGAGTCCGAGAAACAGCAGCCACAGCGGCGAGGCGATATAGCCGAGGATGCCGTTGATCATGTGAATGCGGCTGCGGTGGGGGATGCGCCCGAAGAGCACCAGCCAGGCATGCTGGAGATTTCCCTGACACCAGCGGCGGTCGCGCTTGGCCATGTCGATGAGGGTGGGGGGCATCTCCTCGTAGCTGCCCTCCATGTCGTAGCCGAGCCATACCTCAAACCCGGCCTTGTGCATGAGCACGGCCTCCACGAAGTCGTGGCTGAGGACGCGCCCTCCCAGCGGCTCGACGCCCGGCAGCTCCGGCAGCGTGCAGTACTTCAGAAAAGGTTTCAGGCGGATGATGGCGTTATGGCCCCAGTAGTTGCCGTAGTCCTGCTGCCAGGCATTGAGCCCGGCCCCGGAGAGCAGGCCGTGTACGCGGTTGGTGAACTGCTGGAGCCGCGCCAGGAGGGTCTTCCCGTTGAAGAGACCGGGCATGGTCTGGAGGATGCCGACCTGCTCGTTGCGCTCCATCATCTCGGTCATGCGGACAATGCAGGTGGCGCTCATCAGGCTGTCCGCATCGAAGCAGAGCATGTAGTCGTAGTTCCCGGCCCAGCGGCGGCAGAAGTCGGCCACGTTGCCGGACTTCTGGTTGATGTTGTTACGGCGGCGGCGGTAGAAAAGCTTGCCGTGGGCACCGAGGCGCAGGGCGGTTTCGTTCCAGGCGATTTCCTCGGCGATCCAGTTATCGGCGTCGGTCGAGTCGCTGAGCACAAACACGTCGTAGTGCTCGATCTGGCCAAGCTCTTTCAAGTGTTTGTAAACGGTCTCGACTCCCGCGAAGAAACGCTCCGGGTCCTCATTGTAGATGGGGAAGATCAACGCCGTGCGGCTGGTGAGCTTGATCGTCGCAGGGTCCCGGTCGAGGTCGATGGTACGGGTGATGCGGTGAGGGTCGTCCCGGCGCAGCACCATAAACAGCCCGACCAGTGGCTGCACAAACCCGAAGGCGACATGCGCGAACAATATGACAAACAGCACCAGCATGAGAAAGCTGGTGGCGGTGAAGCCGACCCGGTTGAGCAGATCCCAGTAAATCGTGCCAGCGATCAGGGTCAGCAGAATGTGCAGGCCAAAGAGCACCTGGCGGGCGAAACCCCCACTGGGCGTCGTCGAGACGGGTTGTGCTTCGTCGCTCATCGGGCCAGGTAAATGACGGTTACGATCCCTGCGGCCACGATGGCGGAAAAGGTAAACATGCGCAGGAGCGAGTTCTGGAACAGGCGGCGTGTGCCCTCGGCAACGTCGCTCACCGTATCAAACTGAATCTGGGGCACACCGACGCTGGTGCGGTGCAGGTTGGGGACGCCGATGATGCCTGCCTCGCGCACAGCCTGAAGCAGCTCGGGCGCAAAGTCATCATGACTCAGGAAAGCCTCGGGCCAGCGAGGAATGATCCGCGCGGCCTGTACGATGGTCAACATACGGGCGGTTGAGTAGCCGTTGCGGCTGCTTTCGTCGGTGGCGTCATTGAGTCGCTTCAGCCAGATGGTGACGCGTTCGCGCAGTTTTTCCACCGCCAGAGCCTCCGGCTCCTGAGCGTCGGGGGCACCTGCTAGGGCCTCGTGCACGATGTCTCGTGCCAGCTCGTGGCGTACGTAGGCGTTCTCTACCTGGTACGCACGCAGCAGCAGCGCGACTTTACGGTAGGCGCGGTCCCAGCGGGCTAAATCTGCGGACGGATGCTCTAGGGGCGCCATTGATAGATCCACATTTCACTCAGCGGCTGGTCGCCACGCCAGAGCTGGAGCTGCAGGTCGGCCAGCTCGGTTTGCGGGAGCGCGCGCAGGTCGAAGTGTACGCGCAGGCCGGTCGTCTCCGGGTTATACATGATGTGGGGCTGTTGCACGATCTCGGCCCCGTCAGCACTCAGGCGTGCGGTCAGGTCGCGGATCTCCACGGGCTTGAATTTATCCGGTGCGCTGATGTCGAGGATGAAGGTTTCGGCATCGGCGTGGTGCCAGGAGTCGCCGATCCGGGTGGCCTCGATTTTCTGGAGCTTGGTGTCCGGGTCGGCAAACTGGAAGTTCAGCCAGTAGTTGAGCTCGTAGGGGACGCCGGGCTTAGGCTCCTCCGTGGGACGGAAGAACGCCACCATGTTATCAACGGTCTCGGTATCCTGATGGAATTCGAAGAGCACGACATCGCCCTTGGGCCATGTGCCCTGGGTCTGGACCCAGGCCGAGGGACGCTCATGATAATGCTCGCTCAGATCCTGGTAATTAGCGAAGAGCCGGTCGCGCTGGAGCAGTCCGAAGCCGTGTAGCTTCTCTGTGGGAAAGACGGTCAGGTGGTTACCGGGGTAGTTTGTGAGGGGGCGCCAGATCCAGCTCGTCCCGTCGTTGATCAGGAGGCCGTCTGAGTCGTGGACCTCCGGCCGCCAGTCGCCGATGAGCTGGTCACGGGCTTCGCCGTACCAGAACATGCTCGTGAGCGGTGCGAAGTAAATATCTCCGCGGGCATCCTGACGGCGAAAAATACGGGCCGTGACCTCGATCTGGGTATTCTCGCCGGGCGTGAGGTAAAAGCGATAGGCACCGGTCACGCTAGGGCCCTCCAGCAGGGCAAGGATTTCCAGCGAACGGGCGTCGGGGGCGGGTTTTTTCAGCCAGAACCGGCTGAAGCGCGGGAATTCCTCGTTATCACCGCCCGTCCCGACGGCGATACCACGGGCTGAGATCCCATAGTACTGATCCCGGCCTAGGGCACGGAGGTAGGAGGCCCCCTGAAAGACAAGCACATCGTCGAAGACGTCCGGCTTGTTGAGCGGGGTGCGAATGCGCAGCCCGGCATAGCCCTGCAGGTCCCACTCGTCGGGGTTGACCCCGGTCAGCTCGAAATTAAAAAAATCCTTCACGTAGGGGATCTGCTGGGAGTGCGTATCGCTGTACTCATTGATCTGCACGGTCTCCGGGTAGATGTACCCGTTGTGAAAGAAATCGACCTGAAAGGGCAGCCCGGCGGTTTTCCAGAGCGCCTTATCCTTGTTGAAGCGGATTTTCCGGTACTCATCGAAGTCCAGAGCGACCAGCTCCTGCGGTAAAGCATCAGAAGGGCTGGTATAGGGCTTGGCAGCCAGGTCACGGGCAATTCCCGTGACATATTCCAGATTGATTTCGCGCCTTTCAAAGGCATGGACGCTGTGCAGGGCGCAAAGACCCAGCAGGATGCTCAAGCTTAACCTCATGAGGATATATAAACGCACCGGGTTGGGACCCGGTATGGCGGATTCATAAAAAAAGCCGTCCGCCTGAATGGCGAGCGGGGATTCTTATGCAGGAGTGATGCCAATCTTTAGGCGCTGTCAACTCCCGTATGCGTTATGACGATATCGCCAAGCCGCACTTTAGGGTGCCCATTTTCCACCAGAGCATGCGCGATCATCTCGCATTTGACCATAAAAAGGAGGAAGAAATCGGGCTCCTGGTCAAAGCATTCGGCGTTTGCCTGGCCCTTGGCCAGACGGATGTCGCACTGGTTGATCTGCTCCCAGACCGGGTAGCTGGCTGCGCTGGAGGGGGGCTTCCCCGGCCCCATTTGCAGGATTTCCACCCTGTCGAGCTCTTGGATGCCGACGATATCGGCGTCGGCGGCGAGCGCATCGTTCAGAAAGGCTTCCTCACGAACGACAAAGAGAATCTTCTCCAACCCGCTCTGATCGAGCAGCTGCGTCAGCAGCAGGCGGTCGAACACGATTTCCCCGGCGTTATCGGCCAGATAGGCGAGGGTGCACGCCGTGCCGAGACGCTCGCGTAAGAGGGGTAAGTCGTTGATGGCAAAGGGCTGCTTCAGGCAGCGCTCGAGCGTGGCGCCGAGGTCAAAGGGGGCCTGCGGGCCATAGTCGATGATGTTACCGGCCACGGCGAGCCGGACGGCGTGCTCCAGCGGGTCCATTGACCCCTTCTGCTTGTGCGCGTGGAGTTTCTCAACCCAGGCCGCAGCCTGGGCATTACTGTGCTGTTTGAGCGCCCCGTAGGGGTCCGGTTGGCCCGTGATCTCGTGCACGATGCGCTGCACAGCGCGCGCCAGTGCGATCGGGGAGTCATCCGGGTCCCCGGCCAGCAGGTGGCCCATCACTGCCCGCACGACCAGGTCCTGCTGCTTTTCGTCAGCGCCAGCCAGCCGGGAGGCATGCAGCCCCTGACGAATGAAACAGCTGAAGCAGTCGATGGTCGTTTTCATGCCAGTTCAAAGGTAACGCTGCGGCCCGCGTAGGCTTCGGCGCAGCGGGCTGGGAGGTTTATCCAAAACCCCATGATGGCGCGGATGTCGGGCATGGCAGAGAGCGAAGGGGAAACCGTGGGGAAGGGGATCAGTGGCAGTGGTCGCTGCCCTCGTCGTGGTGGCCATGGCACAGGCCATCCTCGCCCATATGGGCCAGCTCGCGGGCGTTGAAGGCGGCCAAGGCCTCATCAACGGTCTCGC
This genomic interval from Ruficoccus sp. ZRK36 contains the following:
- a CDS encoding ARMT1-like domain-containing protein gives rise to the protein MKTTIDCFSCFIRQGLHASRLAGADEKQQDLVVRAVMGHLLAGDPDDSPIALARAVQRIVHEITGQPDPYGALKQHSNAQAAAWVEKLHAHKQKGSMDPLEHAVRLAVAGNIIDYGPQAPFDLGATLERCLKQPFAINDLPLLRERLGTACTLAYLADNAGEIVFDRLLLTQLLDQSGLEKILFVVREEAFLNDALAADADIVGIQELDRVEILQMGPGKPPSSAASYPVWEQINQCDIRLAKGQANAECFDQEPDFFLLFMVKCEMIAHALVENGHPKVRLGDIVITHTGVDSA
- a CDS encoding glucan biosynthesis protein G, which gives rise to MRLSLSILLGLCALHSVHAFERREINLEYVTGIARDLAAKPYTSPSDALPQELVALDFDEYRKIRFNKDKALWKTAGLPFQVDFFHNGYIYPETVQINEYSDTHSQQIPYVKDFFNFELTGVNPDEWDLQGYAGLRIRTPLNKPDVFDDVLVFQGASYLRALGRDQYYGISARGIAVGTGGDNEEFPRFSRFWLKKPAPDARSLEILALLEGPSVTGAYRFYLTPGENTQIEVTARIFRRQDARGDIYFAPLTSMFWYGEARDQLIGDWRPEVHDSDGLLINDGTSWIWRPLTNYPGNHLTVFPTEKLHGFGLLQRDRLFANYQDLSEHYHERPSAWVQTQGTWPKGDVVLFEFHQDTETVDNMVAFFRPTEEPKPGVPYELNYWLNFQFADPDTKLQKIEATRIGDSWHHADAETFILDISAPDKFKPVEIRDLTARLSADGAEIVQQPHIMYNPETTGLRVHFDLRALPQTELADLQLQLWRGDQPLSEMWIYQWRP
- the mdoH gene encoding glucans biosynthesis glucosyltransferase MdoH — its product is MSDEAQPVSTTPSGGFARQVLFGLHILLTLIAGTIYWDLLNRVGFTATSFLMLVLFVILFAHVAFGFVQPLVGLFMVLRRDDPHRITRTIDLDRDPATIKLTSRTALIFPIYNEDPERFFAGVETVYKHLKELGQIEHYDVFVLSDSTDADNWIAEEIAWNETALRLGAHGKLFYRRRRNNINQKSGNVADFCRRWAGNYDYMLCFDADSLMSATCIVRMTEMMERNEQVGILQTMPGLFNGKTLLARLQQFTNRVHGLLSGAGLNAWQQDYGNYWGHNAIIRLKPFLKYCTLPELPGVEPLGGRVLSHDFVEAVLMHKAGFEVWLGYDMEGSYEEMPPTLIDMAKRDRRWCQGNLQHAWLVLFGRIPHRSRIHMINGILGYIASPLWLLFLGLATLGTYRWVGSELTLVPRASLFSWMPESLSDQGLILLGMTGLMIFGPKAMTLIWLAAKPRQAKRFGGWFRAAGSVAIEVFFFTLIAPSMMLFHSGFVLTILLGQKVKWSTQVRDSADGTPWREAIAAQGGHVVVGILWGILTWTISPILFWWMSPVLLGWLLAVPLSVYTSRETAGRWFRKRGLLLSPEETDPPHEIRDLLTRCEEDAPLPASMERFEDIGLLGVVLDPYINALHGLLMREKSQPDPCARKALQALEHKLLQEGAEALTNNEKMRLLLDYESTLRLHKLVWSRPNHELSPWWQEASRSYTYRMLFHQRTE